GGTCTATAAGTTTTGGAAAATCCTCTAAAACCTCCGTCATCTCATTGCCTCTTTCGCCGCAGCCTATATAAACTATAACATCAGCATCCGACCATTTCGCAAGCTGATGCTGAGTCATAGTCTTTCCAGTTCCAAATCCACCTGGAATGGCACTTGTTCCACCCTTGGCAATTGGAAAAAAAGTATCGATTACCCTCTGACCTGTAATAAGAGGCTTTTCAATTGGTTTTCTCTCTTTAACAGGCCTTGGAATCCTGACAGGCCACTCCTGATACAGTTTAAGCTCATGTATTTTGTCATCCTCAAGCTTCAATATAACATCATCAAGGGTATATTCACCATCCTTTGCAGCATATATAACCCTTCCCTTTATCTTTGGTGGAACCATAATATAGTGCCTTACAAGTGGAGTTTCTTCAACATAGACAAAGGGCTGTCCAGAGCTTAAATATTCCCCTTCCTTTACAATGAACTTTACGTCCCATTTTTTATTCATATCTATTGAAACAAGTCCAATTCCTTCGCTGATAAATTTACCTGTTGAATTATAAATATAATTTAAAGGCCTTTCAATTCCATCAAATATATTGCCTATTATACCCGGTCCCAGTTTTACTGATAAAGGCTTACCTGTTGAATATATATATTCTCCTATCTTTAGCCCTGCAGTTTCCTCATAAACCTGAACTGTCCCAACGTCTCCATCTATTGATATTACTTCACCTATAAGCTTTTTTTCGCCTACTGCCACCATCTCCCTAAGTCTAAAATCCTGCATATTGGAAGCTTTAATTACAGGACCGTTGATGTAGTTTATAATACCCTTGTGTTCCATCAAATCACCACCTAAAGCCACTTGAACAAAATCAAGCCCAATCTCTCTTTATTATCTTCTAAAATATTTTCTATCGAACAGTCTATTCTTAGCCTATTACTGTCTTCCAAAATAAAACCACCAGCCATTTTTTCATCTAATTCAAACTCTACCTTTCCTTGCTGAAGTTTGCCTTTTAAAATATCATAGGTATTTCGATTTGTTGTAATCTTAAACTTTCCATCAAATAGTTTTAAAGATGCTTCATCAAAACTTTTAAGCACCCAATTTCTATACCCTTCAGTCGCAACGAATTTATAAATACTTTCCTTTAAATCCCTAAAAAACAACTCAAAAATCTCCTGCTTCTTTTTAAGAATCATCCTCTTTTGTTCATACTTTGCCTTTGAAATAACCTTTTCTACCTCTTCCTTTATGCTTTTTATCCTTTCTTCCTTTAAATTATCAATATATTTTTCAAACTCCTGCCTCTTTTGATTTAAAATATCAGAATACTCCTCGTTAAATTTTGATATTTCATCCTGATTTTCCTTCTCTATTTTTTGATATATAAGTTCAGTAAACAGCTTTATCTTCTCTTCAATCGTCACCATAAAACCACCTCAAATCCTGATACCAATGGATTCCTTAATATACCCTGTTATATAATCCTTATCCTTAATGCTTCCGTGCCTGTTAGGAATTTCAACAATAAGCGGAAGGTCCCTGTTCAATTTGATATCATCCACCAAATTTTTCAATTGACTGGACAACCTCTCGGTCAAAACGATAATACCCACTTCCTTATCCCTTAAAATGCTATTTATTTCTTCCTCAGCCTCCGATGCACTATTGACAAGAACTCCTTTGATTCCCGAGAGCCTCATTCCAACAAATGTATCATGACTATCTGAAATAAGATATATTCTCATTAAATCACATCCTAAAGTCTTCCTAAAATCATAATAGAAATTATAAGACCATAAATTGCAATCCCTTCAGCAAGACCTACAAATATGAGAGTTTTTCCAAGTATTTTAGGGTCCTCCGAAACTGCCCCAAGTGCAGACGAGCCAACGGCACCAACTGCATAACCTGCGCCGATTGCTGCAAGCCCGGTGCTAAGGCCGGCTGCAATAAAGCCAAGCCCGGCTGCACTGTCAGTGCTCGATGCAGCGTATGCCACACGTGGAATCATTGTAATTATAAGCCCTGTTAAAACAGGCACCATAGAAAAAATATTCAGCTTTAGCTCCCTTTTAATCTTCTCCTTGCTATAAACTTCCCTATTAAGGCTTAAAACTCCCTTTGTAATGGTTATTATGACTATAATAGTTGCTAAAATAACAAATGTCCACATAATATTACCCCCTTATACAAATTGGTGAATATTCATAACCTGTTGCTTTAAAAAATTTGCTAAACAGTTCATAGTATTCAAGCCTTAGCCCTTGAATAAATACAATCAATCCTTCAAGTCCTATTATCACGATATTTCCTAAAACCAGCATCAACGCCCCTCCAACTCCTCCGTGCATCATCTTTGCAAGAGTTTCAAAGGCCAGAAACAATCCAACGTGGTTTATTGCAAAGGCTCCAACCCTTATAAATGAAAGAGTGTTTGATAAAAGGCTCAAAAGTGTTTCAGCAATTCCAAAACCACCTTCGATGTAATAATCCGACACTGATTCGTGGTAGAGCCTTTTCTCCCCCTTTAAAATATTAACAATAGGTTCCTTGAACAATATCAAAATCAGTGCGAATGCTAAAATAAATAAAATAGCCCCATCTGGTAAAAAGCCCTCTCTGCCTTCTACCTTAATAATGATGTAATACAAAAGCATCCAGTAAAAAACAAGCCCTGCCACACCGTTTCTGCTGAATATTCCTTCTTCCAAATCGTTATTTCTATAGCAGTTTACAAGGTTATAAAAAAATCCAACCGAGAGCAAAATCACTCCAAATGCAACGGCTAATATCAGCACTTTGTTTATCTCAACCATGGGCCTGACTATATATGTCGGAAGTATATCCTCAAATCCAAAAAAACTTCCATATATAAGCCCAAATGCCATTGAACTTATTCCAAGCCGCGATAAAACTCCCCCAAGGTTTGGCCTGTGTTTTATCCTATTCAGTATCTCACCTATTAAAAACAACACCAATCCTTGCCCCAAATCCCCAAACATCGCCCCAAATAGAAGCATATAGCTTATTCCAACAAACGCTGTTGGGTCTAATTCTTTATAGGAAGGAATACCATACATTTTAACTATTGACTCAAATGGGCGTATTAAATATCCATTGCTAAGATAGGTCGGTGGCTCCAGCCCTTC
This region of Caloramator mitchellensis genomic DNA includes:
- a CDS encoding V-type ATP synthase subunit E codes for the protein MVTIEEKIKLFTELIYQKIEKENQDEISKFNEEYSDILNQKRQEFEKYIDNLKEERIKSIKEEVEKVISKAKYEQKRMILKKKQEIFELFFRDLKESIYKFVATEGYRNWVLKSFDEASLKLFDGKFKITTNRNTYDILKGKLQQGKVEFELDEKMAGGFILEDSNRLRIDCSIENILEDNKERLGLILFKWL
- a CDS encoding V-type ATP synthase subunit F, which encodes MRIYLISDSHDTFVGMRLSGIKGVLVNSASEAEEEINSILRDKEVGIIVLTERLSSQLKNLVDDIKLNRDLPLIVEIPNRHGSIKDKDYITGYIKESIGIRI
- a CDS encoding ATP synthase subunit C, with product MWTFVILATIIVIITITKGVLSLNREVYSKEKIKRELKLNIFSMVPVLTGLIITMIPRVAYAASSTDSAAGLGFIAAGLSTGLAAIGAGYAVGAVGSSALGAVSEDPKILGKTLIFVGLAEGIAIYGLIISIMILGRL